A region of the Bacillus sp. (in: firmicutes) genome:
CAGAAATTCATGAACACGTACAGCATTGGATTCGAGAAGCTGGGCAACGTATTAAACAGTCGTTTTCTACGACGTTACATGTGCAGTCTAAATCGAATCGAAACGATTTAGTAACGAACATCGATCGAGAAACGGAACAATATTTTATTCAGCGTATTCGTGATACATATCCCACGCATACCATATTAGGAGAAGAAGGATTTGGTGATGATGTCAATTCATTAGATGGCATCGTTTGGATTATTGATCCGATAGACGGAACGATGAATTTTGTTCACCAACAGCGTAATTTTGCCATTTCCATCGGAATTTATGAAGATGGGAAGGGAAAGCTTGGTTATATTTATGATGTCGTTCATGAAGAGTTATATTGGGCCCAATCTGGAAAAGGAGCGTTTTTGAATGATCAACCGCTACCACCTTTAGAGGAAGGACATGTGGAAGATGCCGTAATTGCCCTTAATGCCACATGGGTAAAACCTAACAAACGCATCGACCACCAACTTCTTATTCCGTTAGTCCAAGATGTGCGTGGCACGAGATCGTATGGTTCAGCGGCGATTGAAATGGCATATGTCGCTGCGGGAAGGCTAGATGCATATATCACGATGCGTTTGTCTCCATGGGACTTTGCGGCTGGGAAAATTATTGTAGAAGAACTTGGCGGGAAAATGACCAAGTTGAACGGAGAACCCCTTAATTTACTAGAGAAAAGCTCGGTTTTCGTCAGTAAACCTGGTTTGCACGAGAAAATTCTTACAAAATATTTGCATGCATTGAAGTAAAAAAAACCTATGGATTTATTTCCATAGGTTTTTGCAATTGTCTATAACTTTCCTTCTTCACGCATTTTTTTCTTTGTCTTAAAACCATGCCCCATGATTAAAATAAGGGACAAAAGACTAATCACTGCAATTAGAATGCTACGTTCTCCAATGGCAATACCGATTCCCATGATGGAACAAGCAGCAAGAATAGCGTAGAGAACAAAAATCCATTTAATATCTTTCATTACATCACACCCCTATTCCTTTCCATTGTACATAATCAAGTTCTTCTTTTCTACTGAATGTGATATAATAACTTGGTTGAAAATACTGATACGACACGATAGGCAGGAGTGACGAACTTGAAACTACGTGAAAATATACGAAATATCGCCATCATCGCCCACGTTGACCATGGAAAAACAACTTTAGTGGATCAATTATTAAAGCAATCGGGTACGTTTCGTTCAAATGAACATGTTGAAGAACGAGCGATGGATTCCAATGACTTAGAACGGGAACGAGGAATCACAATTTTAGCAAAAAATACTGCTATTCAATATAAAGATGTCAAAATAAATATTTTGGATACACCAGGACACGCCGATTTTGGCGGAGAAGTCGAGCGAATTATGAAAATGGTCGATGGAGTTCTTTTAGTTGTTGATGCGTACGAAGGGTGTATGCCACAAACCCGCTTCGTTTTAAAGAAAGCATTAGAACAAAATTTAACACCAATTGTCGTAGTGAACAAAATTGACCGTGAATTTGCCCGGCCAGAAGAAGTTGTCGATGAAGTGCTGGAATTGTTTATCGAACTTGATGCCAATGATGATCAATTAGAGTTTCCTGTCATTTATACATCAGCCATTAACGGGACGGCTAGTACAGACCCTCATCGTCAAGATGACAACATGGAAGCGTTATTCGAGGCGATTGTCCAACATATCCCGGCACCAGTCGATAATAAAGAAGAACCCCTCCAATTCCAAGTCGCCTTGTTAGACTATAATGATTATGTAGGAAGAATTGGGATTGGCCGTATCTTCCGAGGAACAATGAAAGTTGGTCAACAAGTTGCTTTGATGAAACTCGACGGAAGTGTAAAGCAATTCCGAGTGACGAAAATGTTTGGCTTTTTCGGTTTAAAGCGTCAAGAAATTCTAGAAGCTTACTCCGGTGATTTAGTCGCTGTTTCAGGAATGGAAGATATTAATGTAGGTGAAACCGTTTGTCCTATTGACCATCAAGAAGCATTACCGGTTCTTCGAATTGATGAACCAACTTTACAAATGACGTTCCTCGTGAATAATAGCCCATTTGCTGGAAGAGAAGGAAAATATGTAACCGCTCGAAAAATCGAGGAGCGCCTTCAAGCACAGTTGCAAACGGATGTCAGCTTACGAGTTGAACCAACTGATTCTCCGGATGCTTGGATCGTTTCGGGACGTGGAGAGCTCCATTTATCCATATTAATCGAAAATATGCGCCGAGAAGGTTATGAGCTTCAAGTTTCCAAACCGGAAGTAATTGTGAAGGAAATTGACGGGGTGCGCTGTGAGCCAGTAGAGCGGGTACAAATTGATATTCCTGAGGAGTATACGGGTGCAGTCATTGAATCATTAGGTTCCCGTAAAGGGGAAATGTTAGATATGATTAACAACGGAAATGGACAAGTCCGTCTTATTTTTATGGTTCCAGCAAGAGGCTTAATTGGATATACTACGGAATTTATGACGTTGACGAGAGGATATGGGATTATCAACCACTCGTTCGACAGTTATCAACCGATGCAACCGGGTAAAGTTGGTGGACGTCGTCAAGGGGTACTCGTCTCATTAGAAACTGGAAAAGCAACACAATATGGAATCATGCAAGTAGAAGATCGCGGGACCATTTTTGTTGAACCCGGAACGGAAATTTACGAGGGAATGATTGTTGGGGAGCACACAAGGGAAAATGACCTTACAGTGAATATTACGAAGGTGAAGCATGCAACCAATATTCGCTCGGCTACGAAAGAACAAACAACAACGATGAAAAAACCGAAAATCATGACTCTTGAGGAAGCTTTAGAATATTTAAACGATGATGAGTATTGTGAAGTAACGCCAAAGTCTATTCGACTAAGGAAGAAAATTTTAGATAAAAATGAACGTGAAAAAGTAGCGAAAAAGAAAAAGTATGCAGAAATGAATCGATAAGGAGGGGTTAGCTTGAACGTATCCGAACGATTGTCTTTTTTTGCATCCCTTTTTCGTGTTGATGAACAACCGGAAACGGGGATGTGGCTATTATATTTAACCATTGTGGCCCTTTGTATCGTTGTGTATAAGCTAGGATTTGCGAAAAAGCTCCCAATATTAAAATCAGCGATTATTTATTTGTTTTTAATCATGGGGTGTACCATCTTAACTTTTTTAGCGGTATTCTTACCGGTTGCGGAAGGGTTAGTCGTCGCTGCGCTCATCTTAATCATCTATAAAATTCGACTGCGAAATGAGAAAAAACAGGAAAACGCTTCATAATAAAAAACCGCTTAGCATCAACTAAGCGGTTTTTTTGCCTATCAACTTATAATGATTAATCGATCGATTAAAATTCATCGTCACGACTGGTCGAGCGATAAAACCGGAACTTACCGGTAGCTAGTCTTGCTTTTGTTCGCTCGGTAATGCGATCATGACATGATTGACACATATACGTATGTATCGGTCGGTTCCGTAATTTTTTCGCCAATAATGAATCGCTATCAATGGTTTCAATTTTATCGCAAAGGACACACTTTACACGCATCGTAAACACCTCAATTCCTTTTCCCTTTCTATAAGTATATCACGGGATGATGATGAACGATGTCCATAACATGTGAAAAAACTTGGTTTGTCATGTCTATTACCACTATCTTTATAGTATAATAAAAGTAGATGGGAGGGATTGATGATGGCTAATTTGGTTGAACCAAAACTCATTCCACCTTTATTTGAAGAACTGCAACATGAGAAATATGTTACTCTTTCAACGATCGATTATGAAACAGGTGCGCCGAATGTGAGTGCTATTTCCTGGGTATATGCATTAGATGAAGAAACGATTCGTCTTGCTGTGGACAACCGTTCTCGAATTGTCAAAAACATACAAAATAATCCTCATGTTGTCGTGACGTTAATTGCCAATGAGTCTACGTATGCCATCGCTGGTAAAGCTAAAGTAAAAGTTGAAAAGCTTGAAGGAGTTCCTCTTAAACTAGCCCTTATTGAAATTCGCATTCAAGAAGTGCGTGACGTGATGTTTTATGGCTCGAAAATTACAAGCGAGCCTCAGTATGCAAAAACATATGATAAAAAAGCAGCGGAACGTTTAGATACACAAGTAATGAACGCCATGAAACATGCTTAGTATGGTCCTAAGCTTGTTCATGGCGTTTTTTTAAACCTTTCAAAATTGTATTAGTGATAACTGAATATTATTGACTGTTGGATTGGTTTTGCTGATTGTTTTCTAACGATTGTTTTTCCTTTTCGTTCAATCCTTTTTTCTCATTATCATTCGCATCTTCCGCTTCTGGAACAACGATGTGACGAGGAATTTCAGGCATGAGACGCCCTGCAATATCAGCCAATTCATTCATAATTCCTTGAATTGGTTTTCCTTGTTGAATATCAACGCCAATTTCTTGTAAGCGGGCGTACAAGTCGGGGTCAGCAATGACTACTGCTTCCGCCCCATATGGATCGCTTTTTAAACTCTCGGCTACTGAGTATTTAATGGAACCTACTTCTGATCGTTCGATATTTGAATCAACATCTATACCTACTAGAGCATACGGGCCAAGAACGACGGCAGTCGCATCGTTGACGTGGGGAACACTCGTTGCTAATTCCACTAACCGTCTAGAAATTTCTTGCCCTGTTTTGCGATCAACGTTTTCAATATGGGAATCTTTAACCGTGATGAGCTGTTCTTTATTTTGAACCTCGTTATCATTGGAACGCACACAACCATTTATGAACATAAGACTACTAAGGAAGAAAACAATGATGTTTCGCATACAAGGATACCTCCAGCATGTTTGACAAGTTTACTTATATTGTGTTCATGAAGTATGCGAAGTATCCATTTTTCTTCAATTTCATCAAAGAACATGTGAACATGCGTATACGTGTAACATAAAATAATTATTAATACATGAAGAGCAGGAGGCATCGGTTTGAGTAAAATTTACGTGTTAGATACAAATGTCTTGTTACAAGATCCGTATGCGATTTTTTCCTTTGAAGACAACGAAATTGTCATTCCAGCTGTCGTTCTTGAAGAAGTGGATTCGAAAAAACGGTACATGGATGAAATAGGGAGAAATGCAAGACAAGTATCCAAATTAATTGATGGTTTGCGTCAAAATGGCAAGCTGCATGAAAAAATTCCTCTTCATAACGGAGGGACGTTACGAATTGAATTAAATCATCGTTCATTCCACCAACTGCAAAAAATCTTTGTCGAAAAAACAAATGATAACCGTATTTTAGCTGTGGCCAAAAATTTATCAATAGAAGAGGAAGCAAAAGAAAACGGCCGTCCAGTCATTCTTGTGAGTAAAGATGCTCTCGTCCGTGTGAAAGCAGATGCGATTGGATTAATCGCTGAAGACTTTTTAAATGACCGGGTAGTGGAAGTCGATCACATTTATACCGGTTTTTTAGAAATATATACTACGATTGAGGTCATCAATGTATTTTATGAAAATGGAGAAATTGATTCCTCCTACCTTACGAATCAACCGTTTTATCCCCATCAATTTATTATTATGAAAGATTCTTTAGGAAGTTCTGCTTCAGCCATCGGTATGGTCGACAGAACCGGAAAACGAGTTCGAAAAATTATACATGATCCAGATCATGTTTGGGGGATTAAACCAAGAAATGTCCAACAAATGATGGCCTTAGAATTGTTATTACGTGATGACATCCCACTTGTTACAATGATTGGGAAAGCCGGAACAGGAAAAACATTACTTGCGTTGGCAGCTGGATTGATGCAAACGGAGGATTTAAATACGTATAAAAAACTACTAGTTGCCCGACCGATTGTCCCTGTCGGAAAAGATATTGGTTACTTGCCAGGAGAAAAACAAGAAAAGCTTCGCCCTTGGATGCAACCGATTTATGATAATCTAGAGTATTTATTTAATACGAAAAAACCTGGGGAATTAGATGCCATTTTAGCCGGTATGGGCTCCATTGAAGTTGAAGCGTTAACATATATTCGAGGAAGGAGCATTCCCGACCAATTTATCATTATTGACGAGGCACAAAATTTAACGAAACATGAAGTCAAAACGATTCTTACCCGAGTTGGAGAAAGAAGTAAAATCGTATTGATGGGCGATCCAGCTCAAATCGATCACCCATACTTAGATGAATACAATAATGGTTTAACGTACGTCGTTGAAAAATTTAAAGACCAAACCGTTGCTGGACATGTAAAGTTACTGAAAGGGGAACGCTCCGGCCTCGCTCAACTTGCGGCGGATTTATTATAAGTAAAAAACGATAGCTAGATTTTATGCTAGCTATCGTTTTTTATTGAATATTATGTGTAACTCGAAAGTTCGGAAAAAAAGAAGTCACTGAAAAATTTTTCGTTTATAATGTTAATGATATTGAAGTTAAGTTTTAGAAAGGTGGAAGAGCAATGTCTTGGCGTTCTTTAACACTGCTATTTACCATGATTGTAGTAATAATTGTACAACCACAACGTATCGTAGCAATAGACAAAACCATATCTAACACAAGACATGTAACTGTAGCAGTTGCCCCAGCTTTACCACCTTTTCAGTTCAAAGAAAATGAGTCTCTTAAAGGATTTAGTATAGATATTTTTGAAACAATTGCAAATGAATTAGGTCTTACTTATGAATATATTTTTTTACCTCATCATCAAGCAATTGAAGCTTTAAAAAATGAACAAGTTGATGTGATTTTAACTGTTCCATATAATGATGTTCTTTCTAAAGATATTTTGTTTTCAGATCATTATTTTACATCCAGTAGTTCGCTTTATGTTGCGTATGGAAATAGTGAAATTCAATCAGTTGAAGACTTGTCAGAGCGAACAGTATCATTAGTTCAAGGTTCTATTGAATATGATTTTCTACAAAATATACGTCGAATAAAGTTCCAGGTAGCCTCTAATCAAAAAAATGCCTTACGTCTCCTAACTGTGAACCGTTCGGATGCATTTATTGGTGAACCACACACGGCTAATTATTTTATAAATCAATGGGGATTAGAGGATAAATATAAAGTAGTTCAAGCGAATGTTGTACCTGTTTACTATAGTTTCGTTTTAAGGCAAGATGAAGCCTTTTTATTGCATCAAATTAATGAGGAACTTTCAAAATTGCGGAAAAATGGAGTGTATCAGCACATAATGGAAAAATGGTTCGAACCTTATCAATGGAGGAGAAAAGTTGAGCATACAATCCATTTCTTAACGTGGTCCTTAGTTATTGTCTTAGTAGTAATTGTATTCATTAGTGTGTGGAACAGAAAATTACAAAAAGAAGTTCAAAAACAAACAAATGCCCTACAGCAACAAGTGTTAGAAACAAAAAATAATATTCAGTTCAAACAACAAATTTTAGACAGTAGTCCAAGGGGAATATTAACGTTCGATCGGTCGGGAGCGCTTACATCTATTAATCAAAAAGCGAGCTTAATTATAGGAAAGGCTAATCTTGATATGGAAAGGAGCATTTATACAGAAATTCCATTAATTAACAAATTGTTAAATACTACTCTATTTAATCAAGTGATCCGGCACGGAGAAAAAATTTTAGGAAAAGAATTTAATTGGGAGTTGTCAGAGAACAAAATTATGTCCATTAGGTATTACATCTATCCGCTATACAACTATAAACGTGAAATAATTGGCTTAATTTTGTCTTTTGAAGATATTTCTTTGGAAAAATATTTACGGGAACAATTTTTTGAACAGGAAAAAAGTCGAGCGTTAAATCAGCTAGTCGCTGGGATTGCTCACGAAATACGAAATCCATTAACTTCTATTCAAACGTTAGTTCATCTAATCCCATACAAAATGTCTAATGAAGAATTCAAAAAAGAATTGGTCAATATCGTACCAAAAGAGATTGAGCGCATCAATCAATTAGTGGAAGGTTTAATAAATTATGTGAAACCGAAAAAGAGTAAATCATTAATAGAAATTCGAGTTCATGACTTGATTCATTCTATAACTATATTGTTTAAAAGGGTGTTGGAACAAAAAGGAATCGACTTTCATTATCACCATCTCCCCCCTGTGACGATTACATGTGATGAGAATCAATTAAAACAAGCTCTGATGAATTTCATCTTGAATTCAATTGATGCCATCGAAGAACGAAAGAAGATAGAAGTTGGTCACTACCAGCCAAAAATTGAAATTTTTGGAGAAACGACATTAGAGACCTGTATTATTAACATTAAAGACAATGGGATGGGAATTAAAAAGGAAAACCTCGATAAAGTGTACGAGCCATTTTTTACGACCAAAGCCACAGGTACCGGTTTAGGAATGTCAATTTCAAAACAATATATCCAAGAACAAAATGGGACAGTCCAAGTGAAAAGTAAGTATGGGGAAGGGACACAAATAACAATTGCATTCCCATTAACGGAAAGGGGATATTATGGAAAAGATAGTGATAATTGATGATGAATATTCCATTTGTACTTCTTTACAATTTGCATTAGAAGATCAATATGATGTAAAGGCATTTACCGAACCACTTGAGGCACTCCAAGAAATAAATTCTGAGCCCTATGATCTTTGCTTATTGGACTTAAAACTCGGTCAAATTAATGGTTTAGAAGTTTTAAAGCAAATAAAAAAGATTCAACCCAATTTAATCGTCATTATTATGACGGCTTATGGAACGATAGAAACATCTGTAGAAGCAATAAAACTAGGAGCTTATACATATTTAACGAAGCCACTTCATATGGAATCATTATTCGTCACCATTGGTCAAGCTTTACAATTTAAAAAATTACAACAACAAGTAGATGAATTGACTGAAGAACTGTCTCAAAAATATGGGATAGATTCTATCATTGGTCATTCTCCGTCCATGGAACGGGTATTTCATTTAGTTAAAAAAGTCAAAGATATCGATACAAATGTGCTGATATCAGGTGAAAGTGGAACGGGGAAAGAGTTAGTAGCCCGGGCTATTCATTTTTCGGGGGCTAGAAAAAAGGGACCATTTGAAGCGATCAATTGTGCTGCCATTCCTGAACACTTGCTAGAAAGTGAACTTTTTGGTTTTGAGAAGGGAGCTTTTACTGGTGCTGTTCAAAAAAAGGAAGGGAAGTTTTTAGTTGCCCAAAATGGTACAGTGTTCTTAGATGAAATAGGTGACATGCCATTATCTTTACAGGCAAAATTATTACGTGTACTTCAGCAAAAAGAAATAACACCATTAGGTTCCAACAAAAAATACCCGCTCAACGTTAGAATAATTGCTGCTACAAATCAAAATTTAAAACAGGCTGTAGAAGAAGGAAGATTTCGTGAAGATTTGTATTTTCGATTAAATATCATTGAAATTTCACTCCCACCTTTAAGAGAACGAAAAAACGATTTACCTCTACTTGTTCAACATTTTATTCAACAATTTAATCAAAAATACGATAAGCAAGTTGAAGGGATTACATCCGAAGCTTTTGAAAGGTTAATGAGGTACTCGTATCCTGGAAATGTTCGAGAGTTATCCAATATTCTTGAGGCAGCAGTTATCATGTGTGATAAAAACCGTATTCAAGTACATGATTTACCGCATCAATTTCAAGAAGTTTCTATGCAATCTATGTGGCCAGAAGGCAAACAATTATCAATCTTTGACCAGTTAGTAGGATATAAAATAGAGGAAGTAGAGAAAGAGTTAATATTGGCTACATTAAAAGCAAACAATGGCCATCGACGAAAAACGGCTGAAATGTTAGGAATCTCTGAAAGAGGTTTACGAAATAAATTAAACCAATACAGTGAAGTACGAATCTAAAACCGGAAAAAAAGTTCTTCACCGGAACTTTTTTCCGGTTTTCTATTCAACTTTCTGGTACAAATTATTGAATCCGCTTACAATGTTTGTTGGCACAATTTTTGCATAATTAATATATGAGACAAGAAACGAAGGGGGAACAAAAAATGAAGAAATGGAAATTATGGATGATGTTATTAATTTCATCCCTTATTGTCGGAGCATGTTCTAGTAATTCATCCAGTACTGATTCTTCAGGTTCTGAAGATCTATTTGT
Encoded here:
- a CDS encoding transporter substrate-binding domain-containing protein, which translates into the protein MSWRSLTLLFTMIVVIIVQPQRIVAIDKTISNTRHVTVAVAPALPPFQFKENESLKGFSIDIFETIANELGLTYEYIFLPHHQAIEALKNEQVDVILTVPYNDVLSKDILFSDHYFTSSSSLYVAYGNSEIQSVEDLSERTVSLVQGSIEYDFLQNIRRIKFQVASNQKNALRLLTVNRSDAFIGEPHTANYFINQWGLEDKYKVVQANVVPVYYSFVLRQDEAFLLHQINEELSKLRKNGVYQHIMEKWFEPYQWRRKVEHTIHFLTWSLVIVLVVIVFISVWNRKLQKEVQKQTNALQQQVLETKNNIQFKQQILDSSPRGILTFDRSGALTSINQKASLIIGKANLDMERSIYTEIPLINKLLNTTLFNQVIRHGEKILGKEFNWELSENKIMSIRYYIYPLYNYKREIIGLILSFEDISLEKYLREQFFEQEKSRALNQLVAGIAHEIRNPLTSIQTLVHLIPYKMSNEEFKKELVNIVPKEIERINQLVEGLINYVKPKKSKSLIEIRVHDLIHSITILFKRVLEQKGIDFHYHHLPPVTITCDENQLKQALMNFILNSIDAIEERKKIEVGHYQPKIEIFGETTLETCIINIKDNGMGIKKENLDKVYEPFFTTKATGTGLGMSISKQYIQEQNGTVQVKSKYGEGTQITIAFPLTERGYYGKDSDN
- a CDS encoding pyridoxamine 5'-phosphate oxidase family protein; this encodes MANLVEPKLIPPLFEELQHEKYVTLSTIDYETGAPNVSAISWVYALDEETIRLAVDNRSRIVKNIQNNPHVVVTLIANESTYAIAGKAKVKVEKLEGVPLKLALIEIRIQEVRDVMFYGSKITSEPQYAKTYDKKAAERLDTQVMNAMKHA
- a CDS encoding YlaI family protein, whose product is MRVKCVLCDKIETIDSDSLLAKKLRNRPIHTYMCQSCHDRITERTKARLATGKFRFYRSTSRDDEF
- a CDS encoding PhoH family protein — protein: MSKIYVLDTNVLLQDPYAIFSFEDNEIVIPAVVLEEVDSKKRYMDEIGRNARQVSKLIDGLRQNGKLHEKIPLHNGGTLRIELNHRSFHQLQKIFVEKTNDNRILAVAKNLSIEEEAKENGRPVILVSKDALVRVKADAIGLIAEDFLNDRVVEVDHIYTGFLEIYTTIEVINVFYENGEIDSSYLTNQPFYPHQFIIMKDSLGSSASAIGMVDRTGKRVRKIIHDPDHVWGIKPRNVQQMMALELLLRDDIPLVTMIGKAGTGKTLLALAAGLMQTEDLNTYKKLLVARPIVPVGKDIGYLPGEKQEKLRPWMQPIYDNLEYLFNTKKPGELDAILAGMGSIEVEALTYIRGRSIPDQFIIIDEAQNLTKHEVKTILTRVGERSKIVLMGDPAQIDHPYLDEYNNGLTYVVEKFKDQTVAGHVKLLKGERSGLAQLAADLL
- a CDS encoding YlaF family protein — encoded protein: MKDIKWIFVLYAILAACSIMGIGIAIGERSILIAVISLLSLILIMGHGFKTKKKMREEGKL
- a CDS encoding YhcN/YlaJ family sporulation lipoprotein produces the protein MRNIIVFFLSSLMFINGCVRSNDNEVQNKEQLITVKDSHIENVDRKTGQEISRRLVELATSVPHVNDATAVVLGPYALVGIDVDSNIERSEVGSIKYSVAESLKSDPYGAEAVVIADPDLYARLQEIGVDIQQGKPIQGIMNELADIAGRLMPEIPRHIVVPEAEDANDNEKKGLNEKEKQSLENNQQNQSNSQ
- a CDS encoding inositol monophosphatase family protein: MTNWTEIHEHVQHWIREAGQRIKQSFSTTLHVQSKSNRNDLVTNIDRETEQYFIQRIRDTYPTHTILGEEGFGDDVNSLDGIVWIIDPIDGTMNFVHQQRNFAISIGIYEDGKGKLGYIYDVVHEELYWAQSGKGAFLNDQPLPPLEEGHVEDAVIALNATWVKPNKRIDHQLLIPLVQDVRGTRSYGSAAIEMAYVAAGRLDAYITMRLSPWDFAAGKIIVEELGGKMTKLNGEPLNLLEKSSVFVSKPGLHEKILTKYLHALK
- the typA gene encoding translational GTPase TypA, with translation MKLRENIRNIAIIAHVDHGKTTLVDQLLKQSGTFRSNEHVEERAMDSNDLERERGITILAKNTAIQYKDVKINILDTPGHADFGGEVERIMKMVDGVLLVVDAYEGCMPQTRFVLKKALEQNLTPIVVVNKIDREFARPEEVVDEVLELFIELDANDDQLEFPVIYTSAINGTASTDPHRQDDNMEALFEAIVQHIPAPVDNKEEPLQFQVALLDYNDYVGRIGIGRIFRGTMKVGQQVALMKLDGSVKQFRVTKMFGFFGLKRQEILEAYSGDLVAVSGMEDINVGETVCPIDHQEALPVLRIDEPTLQMTFLVNNSPFAGREGKYVTARKIEERLQAQLQTDVSLRVEPTDSPDAWIVSGRGELHLSILIENMRREGYELQVSKPEVIVKEIDGVRCEPVERVQIDIPEEYTGAVIESLGSRKGEMLDMINNGNGQVRLIFMVPARGLIGYTTEFMTLTRGYGIINHSFDSYQPMQPGKVGGRRQGVLVSLETGKATQYGIMQVEDRGTIFVEPGTEIYEGMIVGEHTRENDLTVNITKVKHATNIRSATKEQTTTMKKPKIMTLEEALEYLNDDEYCEVTPKSIRLRKKILDKNEREKVAKKKKYAEMNR
- a CDS encoding sigma-54-dependent Fis family transcriptional regulator — protein: MEKIVIIDDEYSICTSLQFALEDQYDVKAFTEPLEALQEINSEPYDLCLLDLKLGQINGLEVLKQIKKIQPNLIVIIMTAYGTIETSVEAIKLGAYTYLTKPLHMESLFVTIGQALQFKKLQQQVDELTEELSQKYGIDSIIGHSPSMERVFHLVKKVKDIDTNVLISGESGTGKELVARAIHFSGARKKGPFEAINCAAIPEHLLESELFGFEKGAFTGAVQKKEGKFLVAQNGTVFLDEIGDMPLSLQAKLLRVLQQKEITPLGSNKKYPLNVRIIAATNQNLKQAVEEGRFREDLYFRLNIIEISLPPLRERKNDLPLLVQHFIQQFNQKYDKQVEGITSEAFERLMRYSYPGNVRELSNILEAAVIMCDKNRIQVHDLPHQFQEVSMQSMWPEGKQLSIFDQLVGYKIEEVEKELILATLKANNGHRRKTAEMLGISERGLRNKLNQYSEVRI
- a CDS encoding YlaH-like family protein, with the protein product MNVSERLSFFASLFRVDEQPETGMWLLYLTIVALCIVVYKLGFAKKLPILKSAIIYLFLIMGCTILTFLAVFLPVAEGLVVAALILIIYKIRLRNEKKQENAS